The genomic segment CGAACAATCTCGATCATCAGATTTTTCAGATACATCTGATAGTGAATGTTCGGATGCCTCTGAAGAGGAAGGTACACTAAAGCGGAAGAGGTTGAAGAAGCTACTTCAATGCAATATATTGCCTGAAGCTGCTGAAAAGTACAAAAGGGACTATAAGTTACACGAGTTGACTGTTTCTTCCAGGGTTATGGCAAATGAAGTTGTTGGCCGTGAACTATCCGTTAAAGTCACAGACGATATGATGTTATCAAGTGGAAAATTGGTATTATTACTCGACCTGGATAATACACTGCTACATGCTATATCACAGTCTAAATTGGATTACGAgttgaaattgaatgattatGTGGATGACTTGGGCGATCCAGAATTGTATACATTTACGTTACCCAGTTATGCTGATGTTTCATATTATTTGAAGTTACGTCCCCGCTTGCGCGAATTCTTGCACATTTTATCGTTCTACTACGAAATGTCTATATACACTAATGCAACAAGAGAATATGCAGATGTTGTTATAGCTATATTGGATCCAGATAGGAGTTTATTTATGGATAGAATTATTGCTCGAGGCGGTGGTAATGATAGAGGTCTAACCAAATCTGCTAGACGCCTCTATCCGAAATTATCACAACGATTTGTGGTATCGTTTGATGATCGCCGTGATGTTTGGACGGATATCGATCCTAATCAGGTTCTCAAAGCCCATCATTACTCTTATTTTATGGAAAATTTACCACAAAACATTGGAAAATTTAAAACTGACATTCCTGCCATGCCTAATAGTACATCAAAAACTTCACTTGATGGTAAAAGTCAAATTAACGGTTTGACCCTTGATCTATCACAGTCAGGTGCAATTAATGACTCTTCCAGTGTTGGATGTAATTCTAGCGTCAATAACCCACTTCAAGACTTTGATATGCACTTGATGTACATGACCAAAGTCTTTCTAGAGCTTCACAAGAGATTCTACAGCAATCCGCTCAAGGCAAACGTTGGAACTATATTAGCGGAGATGCAGAAGGAGACACTTAGCGGTGTTGGCATCTTTTTCACTGGATTTAGGAAGAATGTTAAGAATGCAGTATCAGGTTGGACTGATTGTGAAGTTAGACAGAAGGAAATGGCTTTGGAGTTTGGTGCTCACGTAGTGGATAAATTGGTTGATAAGAAAACGACCCATGTTGTGGCTGCGAAGAATTGTACtgacaatttgattaaGAGTAGAGAGCCAGATTTTGATCACTTGCACAAAGTACACTTTTTGTGGTTATACAGTTGCAGAGCTACATGGCAAAATGTATCGTGCGACAAATTTGATGTGGACACAGTctgtaatatttattctaaTACCCCACCATTATATCCTGGCAGGGACCATTGGAAGTGTCTATACGATAAAGACATTCATGGATCTCTAGCGCCATTAACACCTGCAACGATTACAAAGGTCACTGCGGCTAACAATAAGAAGAGAGACTCCAATACCAGTCTACCCCTTAGGGTATTCCTCGGCACTGGGCAGTACAGTCATGATACGGTTATTGTATCGCCAGTTGAAAAAATACTTATTAAATGGGACCCTAATGCCACCAAACCCAGGCAATTTGAAAGGGGTGCCGATATGGAATCGGGAGACTCAATGTCAGCCGTCGGCGAATCTACGCCTTATTGCGATGCAACATCGTTCCCCGATCCATTGCTATCCGAACTTTACAGTTAATTAGGAATAATGATTGGACAGAGACTGGTTGCACTTGTATTGTGATGTATTGAATTACTGGAATTCTAGTTTAAAATGCTGCATTTTGGCTACATTCACCCACAAGATTATATACTGTAGTATTTGTTGTACACGACGAAAACATTATATGAGAACACTGTATCGCAATGggcaaaattttgaatgtaGTAGGGatgatatcatataaaatttgtatgatattaaaatttggcTATTTACTGCAGAAATAGTGGTTAATAACGTTACAACTGTAACATTTGTATCATAATTGTTTGcaatatgtataaatatagtTTTAATGATGTGATTTATGtgccaattatttaatacatcATGCCTTTAAAGAATATTTATGCGTGCATAACATgtattgatataataatgtgTTATATGGCATAACTTATGAAGTGAATAACAAAAACATAACTGGAAGTGTTAAATTTCcaacaaaaaataattacaaaaatatttgatatttattgtataactTAAcagtattattataaatatctGATGAGTGCTTGATGTGGTGACATATTAAGTATAGGCTAGTCCCACTAATATTCTTGTGGGTACGAATGGCCACTGATTACGACAAATTCAACATTTTGGCCCAGTTAGAGCATTTGCAAAGTAAATATCAGGGCACAGGCAATGCTGATACGACTAAATGGTATGGAATTCTATATTTAGGGACTGGGCCTTAAATATACACCGAGATACCTTAGCTTCCCATGTAGATCATTATAACAGATTGGCTTTCTTTGCTATAGCCAAAAATGAATCAATCGGTAGGATAAGATTCAAGTGCTTGCAGGTAATCAgttgttaatttagaatatGGCAAATCCCATTATGCCAGAGAAGGATTGATAcaatcattaattatatcattatacCAAGCAATTGAATTGGTTGAGTTTCTACATGACTATCTTGctaatttttactaatacacaatattaattagtatatattaccATAAATTGTGTAcatatgaatttatatatactagaATGCTATTCtgcaacaaattaataattatataactTATAGATTTAATAGTTCTGGGGGCTGCAATTGTTTACATGCTAATGCAAACAATTGATTCTCATTGCTGTACAGTGCAAAGACAACATTCGATATTTTATAGCATTTACAGTCAAATAACAATGCTTCAGTAGCATCTGTCTCCTTCAACTCGCCATAAATCATTCTTCCATTAAATAGCCGCTCCAACATGTCAATCATTGAATCGTCGTGAATAGGATATATGCGTTTAGAACTAATTATTGTAGGGTTTTTGTAATTgtccaatttattaatcCCGACAATTAAATACAGAAGTGATTTAAATGCGTCAATTGAAGCAGCACACTCAGATGCTATAAGTTTCTTGGTTAATTTACTAAGCctgttaaaattattttttactCTAAAGAGAATGTTTCCGGTAAACCTACTTAATGAAACGCAACCCAAATATTGCCCCTGGTCATATATAGACAATGTTGCGATATTGACACTCTGTATTTGTGTAGTAGCCAAACTACTCATGCTTCCATTGAATATGTTTTTTAACAATTCCAACATGAGTGTTTCCAATGAGTAATAGAAGTAATTTATCCAATAGTGTAACTGGAACGTTTCCACACcgcatttatttacataattgtttaaacaTTTAGTGTTTAAATCATTAGGCAATCCCTTgattgatattttgaagGGGAATTTTGTCTCGTAAAATTCGTTGGTGCCATTATCTATGTCAAAACTGAATGTCATAATATTGATTCTTTGAAACAAAATTTCTAAGCTTTCGTAATCACTAGTATCGATGCATAGTGGTACTCTATTGATTTCAATTTCCAATGAAATAATACCAGTAAATACGTTCGAGCAGGTTACAATTGGTATGTTTTGACAAGTAAATTTGACATCGGAGACTCTATTGCTGTTagatttataatttattgcctGTTCGTATAGGTGTTCCAACTTAAGTTTGATACAGTATCTCATACCCACcgtatatattatttcaaaaatattcgCATCTAAAGAACTACATTTCTTACCATTCGCAGCACTGCCATATGAAACATCGTTATCAACTTGAATATCTGCTGCGTTTATATCACGAGTATCACATACATTGTAGGTCGAAGCTACTGTCGTATCGATTAGTTGCAAAAAGGAGTCCTTAAGTAGCCCAGTTGATTGGATATTCATTTCTTCTGCGATATTTAACACTGCATCGAGCACTTGCCATCTATGTTAGTCTatcatattaaaaatttatcaatatatatccACATAAATACTGACTGTTAAAAATATGGGATAATTCAaactttaaataatataacacACACCTGGTAAGATCATAAATAACACTGACACAAAAGTAACCCTTAACAACAAAATCGACATgaccatttttatatacCAATTCGACACGATCCTTTGGTACAGACGATCttttaaatgatattaaatattcGTCATCAAGTCTACGTTTTACCGTATCAAATTCAGAAATTCCATAGTCAATCAACTGAATGTCACCTGTATCAGCCATTTTAATCGTCTGATCCAGCAGTACTGGTAATCTAGTATAGTTATTAGTGGCCAAAACGTCTACGGCAGCTGAGAGATTTGGGGGAGGTGCCATCAATCCCATCTGCAGCAGTGATTCCCTCGTACTCCACAGGGTCTATATTATCTGTTAgttcattatttattgacaaaaatttgataaaattttatggaGGTATTTATTGGCGGATAAAAGTTATTATAATAAGTGGCAATGAATCAAAGGCAAACTCCGctattgatattattattgtgtAGGGATAAGTCTAACCtgattgatgaaatttattatgttaGGCATGATTTGTTGTGCCGTAACTGAATCCTGTAACAATCTATTTAGCGCGCCTTGCGTCTGCGGTCTTACAAAAGGATGCAGTGTCCTTAgcttcaaaaataattctctTTGATTCCTACAAAACTGAGCCAATGCAACCCTAAACCGGCTGCTATTGGCACTTCCATCCTTCCTTACTCTAAGACAAAAGTGAGTCCAGTCGGAGTAACATCGTTCAATTATACGCGTCACTAATACTACGTATGGAATGGGCGTGATGTCCGTGTCCATTATATGTGATGTTACCATAAAAATTCGTTATTTTAGATTATGAAAGATGAACTATTAATCCCTAAAAACCGTAGCAGATGACAAAATATGGTACTTGACacaaatattcataataaattatttaactaTATGTCTAATtcaatatatgattatgaaattgattataattaGCAAAAATTACTTTTGATAAGTTAAAATTGAGATTCCAGGATAGAATCATGCAATGGATGATTAGAAAGGGAAATGTCTGGGGGCAAACCCTCCGCCTAAATTTGGCGATCTACCCGAGTAATTAAAGGGGTGGTTCATAGATGAACCTTTAGGGTTTTGACCGCCTCTCCTGCCAAAATTGTCGATTATTGATTCCTCTGCACCTATTGAGTGAAATTGTTCAGCAGTGGTAAATGGTTCTATTGGGTTAAATTGCGATGTATTTAGTGATGGTAGTACATCTTCATCCGGATCAACGCCAAATGGACCAATGGGATCAAATTTCATTGGAAGAGTTGGTTTTTGTATACCTGTTTGTCTAAATACTTGGTCATTTATGCCTACAACCATACCACTTGGCCTCAGAAAGTTAGCACTAGGATTgtcaatatttgaatttggtGGCCCTGTGGTAGTGGGTAATATATCACTGGTAGTAGtgttattaaatatattgttaaatattgttgATGAATTATTGCCATTTTGCGATGAATCATTATTAGCTTTATCGCCAATTTTAGATGACATCATGTGTAGTAGTGCTACTGTTCAATTGAGATATACGTATGCAAACTATTAATACAGACAAGTTGAATTATTGTCAAAACGATTATCTCAACACTTAACATCTAGTGATTCTAAGAAATGGATTAGGGAAGGAAAGGTGTTTGTAAATGGAAAAGTAGCACAACGGAATGCACTCATAACAAACAATTGTGTCGTTACTCTTAATGGTAACTTGTATGTTTTACATTATGCCAATTTGTTTTAAGCTACTAATAATAGAACCCAATGTAACTAACGTACAAAAGACAAGTGCTCAACTTTGGATTGCCTACAAGTGTAGAGGTGTTGATTCCACCGATGTGAACAAATTCATATCTCACATAAACCCTACACTAAACATTCCTAAATTAATCGCAATTGTATGTGTTTTGATATTTAGAATAAACTGAGTTCATACAGTCAAGGAGTCATGTTGATGACCAATAACGGTTCTTTTGCTCAAAAACTCAGACAGTTAGATACAGGTCTGACATCtgtatgtaaatattaacGCAGATTTATCActtaaaattgtattgcCACCTACATGAAGCTATGTCCgctgttaaatatttaaaaaaagTTCTTCCAGTCCACTGGGTAAGCTTAACTGTCAAATAGATTTCGTTGGTTAAACAGGGATGGCGATCTGTTTGGCTCAAATGtacaataaacaattttaacgaTAAAACGCTCATCAATGGTTTCAGGAGCAGAGGTTTATTGCCTTCAAAGGTTAGGTTGGATAGTATTGGCCCATATAAGGTTAATAGACTTGACCGTACAGAGGTATTACCAGTTAAATTGACTAAACAACTAGCAAAAATAGCAAATAAATTAGAGAGGGTGAATGAATCTATAGCATTGGTGCCACTGGAAACGGATGGCTTATGGCCACCAAGAATCATATCGACTAAGCAGTCAGTGGAACTAATGAAAACAAACAACCAGACGGAAATTGTAATTCCAGACGTTAAAAAACATATAGAAAGCTAATTTTTAGTCATTACTAACTAATTTGTGCGTATGTGTACACAGTTTGGTTAATATTTGGATTGATTATGGTGGGGTCAGGTTGTGTAATGCATACgtatattttaatatggGCTAAGTAATTTTAACCAGGActtaattgtatttttcGCAAACATAAACACAACTCACTAATTCACAACAAACATTAGTATTtgtgtttatttattattatatcgACTCCCTAACATCACGATGACGGCAAACATATTTTCCAGGCTACAATATTTACGCAATCCTTTCCATAAATTCTCATTATCTAAGAGTAAGGAAGATTTGATTAAAATGGCAATGACTtttataatgttaatttatGGACTTTTATTAGGATTATCTACTCTTCTTGATTGGAAAGGAAATTTGTATGAGATTAagaaaaattttttcatcatAATGCTTTTCCGTCTAATATTCACTTCTTTGTTCACTCTGGATTGGACTATCATCTTCTTCACTCTACCAAAGTTTACACTTTCATTTATAGTTGATACAATCATTCTGCTTATCGATATTTCTTCGGTGATCCAAGTGataattgcatttaatCGCACAGGAAATGATTCTGATTCGGTGGAAACTACGCTTCTTTTATCCATTTTGGGTCTAACCAGATTATATAAGCTATGCctaataaattcatcattagtGACACTCTCTAAGTCAATAATCGTTagtataaaatcattagtATGGGCTGCATTCTTTTTGTTTGTGGTAATATACAGCTCAGCTATCTTTGCTACTTGGTCATTTAATAAGgtggaaaatgatgatatgtATGAGTTTTGGGGAACTATTTTCAAAAGCATGTTTACATTATTCACTGTGTTAACGCTGGAAGGCTGGAATGATGTAGCCACTACTACTGCTGCATCTTACCCAAATAGTAAGTTATTTTTCGTCGGCTTTGTCTGTTTTGCCACAATAACCATAATGAATGTTGTCACtggtattatttttgagGCATATCTATCCATCTCCCAACAGTTGAGTATTGAGAAACAATGGGAAGAAAGGAATATGATCAAGGGTAGATTAATGAAGTTACTTAAAGGTAAAAGGTCAAAAAATGGTAAGAAATTTTTGACGGTTCCTTATGGTTCGAAAATGCATGGGAAAGGAGTTAAATTCGATAAATCGCCTAATAAATCAATGGGTAAAATGGATGAAGttcataatataaaaataaacataACACCAGCGGAATCACATGATTTGGATTGCAAAATTGTTACGGATGATTCGTCTCACAGCTTCAACTATCTTATCAACTCCCAACTTTCTGgtttatcaaattcatccGCAATATCTGCTTGTTCAGAAAACATTAGTATACCTCAAGATGACCCTAAACAGGCACTAATCCTGCCAGCAATATCAAGAATAATCCAGGTAATAGGAATTTAAGATAGGATGGAGAAGTTACTACTTTTCAGGCCTTAGATGTACTTGAACTTATGTCCTCTAATGGAATAAAGAATATTTCGGTTTATGAGTTTACTGAAGCATGTAATAGACTCGCTGGCAATGCGTCTAATAGACAATTGTTGGCTCTGGAATTTTCCATTCATAAGAGGTTTAACCAATTGGAGTCGCTAATTAATAGTAAGggatgatattaaatttgtaattttagtATCTATCattgtattaaatttgttattttagTTTATATTTGGATGTTGTAACTCTGTATTATAATGGGTATATTAGATGGTGAATtgtgaaataaattatccatGTTGTGTAAAAAAAAAGGTTCAGGAGTCAGCACCCAAAGGTGTTCCCGGGCGGTCCCCCACCCCAGTACTATCCGGGCCTAGCGCTGCTTGACTTCGGAGTTCGGATGGGATCCGGTATATTCAGCGCAGCATGGCCGACACCGACGGCTCCCTGTATTACATTGTACAGATCGTTTTGTAGTAAAATGGCATGTCAACACTAACCTTCTTTGCTGTACATGTCGGAGTTCGGATGGGATCCGGTATATTCAGCGCAGCATGGCCGACACCGACGGCTCCCTGTATTACATTGTACAGATCGTTTTGTAGTAAAATGGCATGTCAACACTAACCTTCTTTGCTGTACATGTAGGTAGTATACCATAGACTTATGTGGTGAGTGCTATTATTTAAGACATATTGCTATCTActatatgtttatttgatgatttttaggtcatattattaaattcgTATATCAAAAGAAATAAACacatatttttgtaattaaaaaaGGACgacatataattttaagaTTACCCGCTAAGCTTTATCGTGtcattttaataaatattcactAAAAACACATTACGAATGATTGGAAAATCAATTGCCGCCAAGGCATTCAACCCCTTCACAGGTGGTACGGTAAACATATGCAATGATAACACCAACAATAACGTTACGGATCAAAAGCCTTTAGCCATAACCACTttaaatcatcaaataGAACCATGGATGCAAGAAGCTTTTGCTTCGTCTAAATTTGAGGTGACAATATCGTAATTTAGCCCGGAAAAATACCCACGGTGCCGCCACCTCgtcaatttatcaactaACAAAATCTGCTACTTctatacaaaaattgtgatttaCTTGTGTTTATACGCATCCTCTATTCTGCTAATTAGACTATTGAAACTACTTTCTCTGGCAGAGTTGAGTCTTCTGCTCTGAattgattgtatattaCTTTAATTTGTGCCACTAGATCATCAAAAGACTTGTCACTGGATAATATTATGATTACCTCACTTTCTTTTTTTTACTTCTGGAATACTTTCTAGCGATGCCATTCAAGGAGTCTTTGGAAGTACTCcttttaaattcatttgttTCCTCTAATACCTAATTGATATTGGCAATTactttattttttattaactTTTTAGAAATGTCTACGAATCTAGATAAATCATCGGGTTCTGAAAAAGGTATATGCTCCAATATTTTAGTTAAATCTCCATTATACCTAAGTTGAGACTATGATACTTGTTGTAAAAGTTTATGATATCTTCCTCCTCTTCTTTCCCATTTACATATTTCATTTTGTAGCTTTGGATATCTGATTTAGACACTGGCGGTTTCTTGCAATAAAATTCAAACGCAGCCTCCAACAGATCACCTCCTTCTCCTGTCCAACCTACATATACGTCATTAAACCATATTTGTCATAATGGCATCTCCTTTCACTGTCCTTAAGTACATCATATGCTTTAGtcaattgtataaaatgtTCCTTATGTTTAGCCTATATAACTGCTTACATGCCTTCTCATCTTCGTTACAATTTGTTATCTTATCAGGGTGGTGCTTAATTGCCAACAAACGATAAGCTTTTGCTATTTCCTTTTGAGAAGATGTGCGATCAACGCCGAGTAATTCGTACAGGCATACCATTAGCAGATTTTAAGCGTATTATAACAATGTATAATAGAAAAAGTCGCGATtatatgtaacaatttagCGAATTAGACAATTTAAATAGCTAATGTTGTATACATTAGTTGCCCATGATAAATATTGACGATGGGATGTGCAATGTGTGCGTATATGCAGTCATAGTATAGGCATTTTTACTGGTAATAGAAAGTTTCAATCAAACGTTTCATtgtgaatatataattgctAATACAGTTGATAATATAACTATTCCTAGAAATAAATGTTAACATAGAAAATCGTCATCACAGTAGAATCTACAACTAATCCAAAGTATATTAAAGATATTTTGATTATAACCCTTTAGAACTATTTACAATCATTcttataaataattgtaaattgattgataacatacaaaattaatggTTAAATTAGACAATGATCATAAGTTTATTTAGAGTCACCGAAGAATTGCTCCGTTCAGATAAATATAAGTTTAATCATACATTTAGAATAAGAGTGTTATAGTAATGCATGCATAGATAAATGGATTCAAAATAGTAAACTAGACAACaacacataatatatatcatcataaCCCTACTTTGATTTGTTGTATGACACTGCACATACGTAAACATTATTCTAACCATAAGAATATATATCAGGTACAATcgaatttttatttgtatttatatatactataaaAACAATTCCAGATGGATAATTATATGACCGCGAAATGGATAGCCCCGAAACGTGTAGTGGTCCATCCCATAGTTTTACTCTCCGTTGCTGATCATTATAATAGACAGGCAAAGGGGACTCAAAAAAGGGTTTTGGGAACTTTACTAGGCGAAACGATAGACAATGTTATTCATATAACAAACAGCTTTGCTGTTCCATTTGAGGAAGATAATAAGGATCCATTAGTTTGGTATTTTGATCATAATTACCATGAGAATCTGTTCCTCATGTTCAAAAAAGTGAAGGCAAATGAGAAGGTTTTGGGTTGGTATAGCACTGGGACAAAATGTAAAGCAGCAGACTTGGATATTCATGAAATTTATCGCAGATATTGTCCCCAgccaatttatctaataGTAGATACTAATCCACAAGTATGTAATCGCTTAATTTAGCCGACAGGATTACCTACTGAAGCATATATATCAGTTGAGATACCTACTACGGATTCCAAATTCAGAAGAACTTTTATCAATTGCAATGTCACTATGGGTATATCACTTGTATTTGTATTGTTTATTATTCGAATTTGCATGTTAATAACAACGAATATCCAATATAATAAGTATTTACATAGGCGCATTTGAAGCGGAAGAAGTAGGATTGGAGCATTTGTTACGAGACGTACAAAATTCATCCACATCAACTCTGGCTATAaaggtaaaattt from the Babesia microti strain RI chromosome I, complete genome genome contains:
- a CDS encoding DnaJ homolog subfamily C member 9 (overlaps_old_locusTagID:BBM_I00740) codes for the protein MVCLYELLGVDRTSSQKEIAKAYRLLAIKHHPDKITNCNEDEKAKHKEHFIQLTKAYDVLKDSERRCHYDKYGWTGEGGDLLEAAFEFYCKKPPVSKSDIQSYKMKYVNGKEEEEDIINFYNKYNGDLTKILEHIPFSEPDDLSRFVDISKKLIKNKVLEETNEFKRSTSKDSLNGIARKYSRSKKKKVSDKSFDDLVAQIKSRRLNSARESSFNSLISRIEDAYKHK
- a CDS encoding hypothetical protein (overlaps_old_locusTagID:BBM_I00725), encoding MSSKIGDKANNDSSQNGNNSSTIFNNIFNNTTTSDILPTTTGPPNSNIDNPSANFLRPSGMVVGINDQVFRQTGIQKPTLPMKFDPIGPFGVDPDEDVLPSLNTSQFNPIEPFTTAEQFHSIGAEESIIDNFGRRGGQNPKGSSMNHPFNYSGRSPNLGGGFAPRHFPF
- a CDS encoding RNA pseudouridylate synthase, putative (overlaps_old_locusTagID:BBM_I00725;~overlaps_old_locusTagID:BBM_I00730): MCSSATVQLRYTQVELLSKRLSQHLTSSDSKKWIREGKVFVNGKVAQRNALITNNCVVTLNEPNVTNVQKTSAQLWIAYKCRGVDSTDVNKFISHINPTLNIPKLIAINKLSSYSQGVMLMTNNGSFAQKLRQLDTGLTSIYHLKLYCHLHEAMSAVKYLKKVLPVHWISLVKQGWRSVWLKCTINNFNDKTLINGFRSRGLLPSKVRLDSIGPYKVNRLDRTEVLPVKLTKQLAKIANKLERVNESIALVPLETDGLWPPRIISTKQSVELMKTNNQTEIVIPDVKKHIES
- a CDS encoding hypothetical protein (overlaps_old_locusTagID:BBM_I00735), translated to MTANIFSRLQYLRNPFHKFSLSKSKEDLIKMAMTFIMLIYGLLLGLSTLLDWKGNLYEIKKNFFIIMLFRLIFTSLFTLDWTIIFFTLPKFTLSFIVDTIILLIDISSVIQVIIAFNRTGNDSDSVETTLLLSILGLTRLYKLCLINSSLVTLSKSIIVSIKSLVWAAFFLFVVIYSSAIFATWSFNKVENDDMYEFWGTIFKSMFTLFTVLTLEGWNDVATTTAASYPNSKLFFVGFVCFATITIMNVVTGIIFEAYLSISQQLSIEKQWEERNMIKGRLMKLLKGKRSKNGKKFLTVPYGSKMHGKGVKFDKSPNKSMGKMDEVHNIKINITPAESHDLDCKIVTDDSSHSFNYLINSQLSGLSNSSAISACSENISIPQDDPKQALILPAISRIIQDGEVTTFQALDVLELMSSNGIKNISVYEFTEACNRLAGNASNRQLLALEFSIHKRFNQLESLINSKG
- a CDS encoding Cg2 protein (CG2) (overlaps_old_locusTagID:BBM_I00720), translating into MVTSHIMDTDITPIPYVVLVTRIIERCYSDWTHFCLRVRKDGSANSSRFRVALAQFCRNQRELFLKLRTLHPFVRPQTQGALNRLLQDSVTAQQIMPNIINFINQTLWSTRESLLQMGLMAPPPNLSAAVDVLATNNYTRLPVLLDQTIKMADTGDIQLIDYGISEFDTVKRRLDDEYLISFKRSSVPKDRVELVYKNGHVDFVVKGYFCVSVIYDLTRWQVLDAVLNIAEEMNIQSTGLLKDSFLQLIDTTVASTYNVCDTRDINAADIQVDNDVSYGSAANGKKCSSLDANIFEIIYTVGMRYCIKLKLEHLYEQAINYKSNSNRVSDVKFTCQNIPIVTCSNVFTGIISLEIEINRVPLCIDTSDYESLEILFQRINIMTFSFDIDNGTNEFYETKFPFKISIKGLPNDLNTKCLNNYVNKCGVETFQLHYWINYFYYSLETLMLELLKNIFNGSMSSLATTQIQSVNIATLSIYDQGQYLGCVSLSRFTGNILFRVKNNFNRLSKLTKKLIASECAASIDAFKSLLYLIVGINKLDNYKNPTIISSKRIYPIHDDSMIDMLERLFNGRMIYGELKETDATEALLFDCKCYKISNVVFALYSNENQLFALACKQLQPPELLNL
- a CDS encoding 26S proteasome regulatory subunit N8 (overlaps_old_locusTagID:BBM_I00745): MDNYMTAKWIAPKRVVVHPIVLLSVADHYNRQAKGTQKRVLGTLLGETIDNVIHITNSFAVPFEEDNKDPLVWYFDHNYHENLFLMFKKVKANEKVLGWYSTGTKCKAADLDIHEIYRRYCPQPIYLIVDTNPQPTGLPTEAYISVEIPTTDSKFRRTFINCNVTMGAFEAEEVGLEHLLRDVQNSSTSTLAIKVGDKINALETLSMRLSDIVEYLKMVINGNMPLNPTIIYILQDMFNLMPSLDYDDISKAFAVELNDTFLSLYIASISRAVMALHDLIKNKAQSNQ
- a CDS encoding RNA polymerase II subunit A C-terminal domain phosphatase (overlaps_old_locusTagID:BBM_I00705) gives rise to the protein MATRQDNIIRGKQRNRNTENRGSDVKVKVQKRGKKKTKIATQHNNLKKRRIPVKRGNDETAETLNFPKEKVNWNTHIDIIFAFDNLSVISEQSRSSDFSDTSDSECSDASEEEGTLKRKRLKKLLQCNILPEAAEKYKRDYKLHELTVSSRVMANEVVGRELSVKVTDDMMLSSGKLVLLLDLDNTLLHAISQSKLDYELKLNDYVDDLGDPELYTFTLPSYADVSYYLKLRPRLREFLHILSFYYEMSIYTNATREYADVVIAILDPDRSLFMDRIIARGGGNDRGLTKSARRLYPKLSQRFVVSFDDRRDVWTDIDPNQVLKAHHYSYFMENLPQNIGKFKTDIPAMPNSTSKTSLDGKSQINGLTLDLSQSGAINDSSSVGCNSSVNNPLQDFDMHLMYMTKVFLELHKRFYSNPLKANVGTILAEMQKETLSGVGIFFTGFRKNVKNAVSGWTDCEVRQKEMALEFGAHVVDKLVDKKTTHVVAAKNCTDNLIKSREPDFDHLHKVHFLWLYSCRATWQNVSCDKFDVDTVCNIYSNTPPLYPGRDHWKCLYDKDIHGSLAPLTPATITKVTAANNKKRDSNTSLPLRVFLGTGQYSHDTVIVSPVEKILIKWDPNATKPRQFERGADMESGDSMSAVGESTPYCDATSFPDPLLSELYS
- a CDS encoding splicing factor 3B subunit 5 (overlaps_old_locusTagID:BBM_I00710), coding for MATDYDKFNILAQLEHLQSKYQGTGNADTTKWDWALNIHRDTLASHVDHYNRLAFFAIAKNESIGRIRFKCLQNMANPIMPEKD